A genomic stretch from Larimichthys crocea isolate SSNF chromosome XXII, L_crocea_2.0, whole genome shotgun sequence includes:
- the LOC104935700 gene encoding olfactory receptor 52N1 yields the protein MDNTTTLTFTMTAYAALEQHKQAVFTVFLLLYLSSITLNSLLISIIHQNKELHQPMNVFTCVLSINEIYGSTALFPATMAILLSDTYEVPVQWCMAQVYFLHTFACAEFCILAVMGYDRYVAICYPLHYHSIMSSSKIQKLIALAALYPIILFGGYYSLTLQLSMCGRVIPKLYCVNMELVKNACSVASYISIAGLFLVLIFIGPQLLMIVFSYAQISRVCSKLSRESKRNTLKTCFPHLLSLLNYTIGSLFEIFQSRFDMSHVAAEARIFLSLYFIIMPSLTNPVVYGLGTHLIRVHVLKLFIKHRILPTKSARAVIAA from the coding sequence ATGGACAACACGACCACGCTGACGTTCACCATGACGGCCTACGCCGCCTTGGAGCAGCACAAACAGGCGGTGTTCACCGTGTTCCTGCTGCTGTATCTCAGCAGCATCACGCTGAACTCTCTGCTCATCAGCATCATACACCAGAACAAAGAGCTGCACCAGCCCATGAAcgtgttcacctgtgtgttaTCCATCAACGAGATCTACGGCAGCACGGCGCTGTTCCCGGCCACCATGGCCATCCTGCTGTCTGACACCTATGAGGTCCCCGTGCAGTGGTGCATGGCTCAGGTGTACTTCCTCCACACGTTTGCCTGTGCtgagttttgtattttagcTGTGATGGGATATGACAGATATGTTGCCATATGTTACCCGCTGCATTACCACAGCATCATGTCCAGCTCAAAGATACAGAAGCTCATTGCGTTAGCCGCTCTGTACCCGATCATTCTGTTTGGAGGTTATTACTCGCTGACCTTGCAGCTGAGCATGTGTGGCAGAGTCATCCCGAAGCTTTACTGTGTGAACATGGAGCTGGTGAAGAACGCCTGCTCCGTCGCGTCCTACATCAGCATCGCGGGACTCTTTCTTGTTCTGATCTTTATCGGGCCTCAGCTGCTCATGATCGTCTTCTCTTATGCACAAATCTCCAGAGTTTGTTCCAAGTTATCGAGAGAGTCCAAGCGTAACACTCTGAAAACATGTTTCCCACATTTATTATCTCTGCTCAACTACACCATCGGCTCCTTGTTTGAAATCTTCCAAAGTCGCTTCGACATGAGTCACGTGGCTGCAGAGGCTCGGATCTTCTTGTCTTTATACTTTATCATTATGCCGTCGCTCACTAACCCCGTCGTGTACGGGCTCGGCACTCATCTAATCAGAGTTCATGTCCtgaaactgttcatcaaacacAGGATCCTGCCCACGAAGTCAGCGAGGGCAGTGATCGCAGCGTAA